CTCACGCCGGCCTTATGTCTTCAGGTCGGCTACTGGGTGGGCCGGGTTCTGCAGGCGGAAGGCCCAGTTCTGATCGGGATGGATTCCCGGACCAGCGGCAGCATGGTGGTGTCTGCCCTGACGGCTGGTTTGACAGCGGCTGGGCGCGATGTGTGGACCCTGGGTCTGTGTCCGACACCGGCGGTTCCCTTGCTGATTCGGCAGCTCGGTGCCGCCGGCGGACTCATGGTCTCAGCGAGTCATAACCCCCCTGCTGACAACGGCATCAAAGTCTTCGGAGCCGATGGCGCCAAGCTCAGCGGCCCACGTCAGGCCCAGGTGGAGGCAGGTCTGAAGGGGGATCTGTCCTCGGTAGAGGAGGGGCAGTTCCGCTGTGGTGTTGCGCGTTCGAGCGCCGATCTGCTGGATGGCTATCGGGAGGTGTTGCTGCAATCCGTGGCTGAACGCCGTCTCGATGGCGTTCCGATCGTGCTGGACCTCTGCTGGGGCTCCGCGACAGCCTGTGGCGCGGATGCCTTCCGTGCCTTGGGGGCTGATCTCACCGTGCTCCACGGTGAACCCGATGGCGCCCGCATCAATGTGGCCTGTGGATCCACCCATCTGGAACCTCTGCAGCGGGCTGTGATCGAGCGCGGTGCGGCGATGGGATTTGCGTTTGACGGTGACGCAGACCGGATGCTGGCGGTGGATGGCCGTGGTCGCATCCTTGATGGAGACCACGTGCTCTTCCTTTGGGGATCCGTGCTGCAGGACCAGCAGGCGCTTCCCGATCAGCGGTTGGTGGCCACCGTGATGTCGAATCTCGGTTTCGAGCGGGCCTGGCAGCAACGCGGCGGCACGCTGGACCGCACGCCGGTAGGAGATCAGCATGTGCATGCAGCGATGGTGGCCAGTGGCGCTGCCCTCGGCGGCGAGCAATCCGGCCACATCCTTTCGGCTTCCCACGGACTCTGTGGGGATGGTGTCCTGACCGCCGTGCAGCTGGCCACGCTGTGCCATTCCCAGGGCATCACCCTCAGCGATTGGTTGGACCGCAGTTTTCAGGCCTACCCGCAGAAATTGGTCAATGTGCGGGTGATGGACCGTGCGCGACGCAAGAACTGGAGCGATTGCACCGCCCTCACCGACGCCATTGCATCGGCTGAGCAGTCGATGGGCGATGCCGGTCGCATTTTGGTGCGAGCCAGCGGCACGGAACCTGTGCTTCGTGTGATGGTGGAAGCCGAGCAGTCAGCGGCTGTTGAGCACTGGACGGGGCATCTGGCTGCTGTTGCCGAAGACCATCTCAACGTGGCCTGACGGTTATTTCCTGCGCCATCAGCAGAGCTCCATCACAGGCATCGCCCCTGGCTTTCCCCCAGCGTGCCTCCGGAATCGATTGATGCATGTCCTGTTGCACGGCCGTGCGAAACCCTGTGAGATGGGTGATCGCTCCCCCCTGGCAGACCACCAAGGGTGAGCGCAGCGAAAGACGCTGGGCCACGGTGCTGATGCAGCTGGAGAGAGTGGCTGCTGATCGCTGCACAATCTGTTCCGCTCCAGAGCATCCTCGGTCTGCTGCGTCCACCACCAGAGGAGCCAGAGCTGCGAAGTTCTCTGTGCCGAAGTCGGCCTGCACCACTCGGGCTTTCACCGCTGCATGGCTGTCGCAGCCCATCTGATTCCAGATCTGTTCCCGCAGTGGATGGTCGGGGAGACGTCCATCGGCCATCCGCAGGGTCAATTGCAATCCCTGATGGCCAAGATCAAAGGCTGAGCCGGCTCCATCGAGGAGCCATCCCCAGCCACCACAGCGATGTTCACGGCCATCGTCGCTGCGTCCAAGGATGATCATCCCCGTGCCGCTGATCACAATGATTCCGGCACCGTGAGGGATCGCACCTCGCAGCGCTGTGCGTTCGTCCCCAGTGACCAGCACCTTGTCCAGTCCTGTGTCATCACCGAACTCCAGCGCTCTGTGAAGCAGCCGTTCGGCGCGCTGTTGCAACGCTGTGCCGTGTTCGATGCCGCTGGCTCCGACAACGGCCGCCTGGATCACTCCATCGGGGTGATCCTTCAGTGCATGCCGGGCGCTGGTTCGGATCGCCTCGAGAAAACGTTCCTCACCCCGGGGGGCATCCAGATGACTGACTCCAGGCCCCTCGCCCACACCAACAGGTTGAAGCAAGCCATGCCCAACGAGGCTGAGGCGGCACCGTGTGTGGGTTTGCCCGGCATCGAATCCAGCAAGCAGCATCATGATCCGCTTCGTTGACTCACCAGGGTGGCCAGGGAAAACCAGCCGATGAGCTGAACTTCGGGGCGGAAGAAGATTGTGTCTGTGCTGCCCTGCATCAGCAGGCCAGCGATGGCGGCAAGGCTGGCAATGGCAGCCAACGCGTTTGGCCCATCAGTGTTCAGCGGCTGCAGACCCTGTCGCAGGCTGCTGGCCAGCAATCCCAGGCAGGCCAGCAGCCCGGGTATGCCTGTTTCCACCAGGATTTCCAGCGGAACGGAGTAGGCACTGAGGGCGTTGAACTTCGGCTGCTGATACAGGGGATAGATGCTGTTGAACGCTGCATTGCCAGGACCGATGCCCAGCCAGGGACGGTCTTGCACCATTTGGATGGCCGCCATCCAGACGTTGATGCGGAAATTGTTGGAACTATCCCCTCGGCCTGCCAGCAGGCTGGTGATGCGCGTGCGGATCGGATCGATCTGGGTTGCCGCCACCACCAGGCAAGCGGCTCCAACCAGCAGCACGGCGAGGGGCACCAGACGTCTCAAGACCAAGGGCCAGTGGCGTGTCCAGCGCATTAGCAGCAACAGCAGCAGCACGGCGCCGGCAGCCACCATCCCCAGCCATCCCCCGCGGCTGTAGGTGAACAGCGTTGCTGTTCCCGCAAGCACCAGCGTGGTGCCGGCAAACAACTGGGCTCCAAGGCCACGCCAGCGCACCAAAGCAATTGCTGCGAAGGGAATCAGCGGCAGCAGATAACCCGCCAGGAGATTGGGGTTCCCAAGGGGGCCATAAATCCGAATGGTGCCGGCGCTGATGGAATTCGGATCCGCCCAGCCGGCCAGTTCCTCGCTGGAGGCATAGAGCTGACGTAAGGCGAGAACACTGCTGAGTAGGCCGCCACTCAGCAGGCCGGCGACCAGCCGGTCCCACCATCGCTCGT
The Synechococcus sp. PROS-U-1 DNA segment above includes these coding regions:
- a CDS encoding BadF/BadG/BcrA/BcrD ATPase family protein, which gives rise to MMLLAGFDAGQTHTRCRLSLVGHGLLQPVGVGEGPGVSHLDAPRGEERFLEAIRTSARHALKDHPDGVIQAAVVGASGIEHGTALQQRAERLLHRALEFGDDTGLDKVLVTGDERTALRGAIPHGAGIIVISGTGMIILGRSDDGREHRCGGWGWLLDGAGSAFDLGHQGLQLTLRMADGRLPDHPLREQIWNQMGCDSHAAVKARVVQADFGTENFAALAPLVVDAADRGCSGAEQIVQRSAATLSSCISTVAQRLSLRSPLVVCQGGAITHLTGFRTAVQQDMHQSIPEARWGKARGDACDGALLMAQEITVRPR
- the glmM gene encoding phosphoglucosamine mutase encodes the protein MVQKACSPIGPALGDDAPGFGTDGIRGLAGTVLTPALCLQVGYWVGRVLQAEGPVLIGMDSRTSGSMVVSALTAGLTAAGRDVWTLGLCPTPAVPLLIRQLGAAGGLMVSASHNPPADNGIKVFGADGAKLSGPRQAQVEAGLKGDLSSVEEGQFRCGVARSSADLLDGYREVLLQSVAERRLDGVPIVLDLCWGSATACGADAFRALGADLTVLHGEPDGARINVACGSTHLEPLQRAVIERGAAMGFAFDGDADRMLAVDGRGRILDGDHVLFLWGSVLQDQQALPDQRLVATVMSNLGFERAWQQRGGTLDRTPVGDQHVHAAMVASGAALGGEQSGHILSASHGLCGDGVLTAVQLATLCHSQGITLSDWLDRSFQAYPQKLVNVRVMDRARRKNWSDCTALTDAIASAEQSMGDAGRILVRASGTEPVLRVMVEAEQSAAVEHWTGHLAAVAEDHLNVA
- a CDS encoding IctB family putative bicarbonate transporter codes for the protein MASADATQAASGGPLLARWQGLIAPDPAVLKRLEGLAGLLLLVLVTGLPLFTRTGLALVIAACGALWLLWCLCSPPRRIGAISLWLMLFLAIAVVATGYSPVPIAASKGLIKLLSYLGVYALLCKLLLSNERWWDRLVAGLLSGGLLSSVLALRQLYASSEELAGWADPNSISAGTIRIYGPLGNPNLLAGYLLPLIPFAAIALVRWRGLGAQLFAGTTLVLAGTATLFTYSRGGWLGMVAAGAVLLLLLLMRWTRHWPLVLRRLVPLAVLLVGAACLVVAATQIDPIRTRITSLLAGRGDSSNNFRINVWMAAIQMVQDRPWLGIGPGNAAFNSIYPLYQQPKFNALSAYSVPLEILVETGIPGLLACLGLLASSLRQGLQPLNTDGPNALAAIASLAAIAGLLMQGSTDTIFFRPEVQLIGWFSLATLVSQRSGS